TACCCGTTCCCAGGGGATCAGACAACACCCACAGTTACTGCGATGCCTTATGTCCCTCCGATAAGCGGATTATCGTCGCCGACCCAGCTGGCAGCAGTAGTTCAGACTGCGACGAAGAGTCCCATACCATCTACAACCATCTTTGTAACGATTACCGCCAACCCTTCACCCACGAGTACGGTTGAATCTCAATACCCTGCTCCCGAAGCGTTATCCACATCCACTTCCAGCTATCCTGGTCCATTAGTTACGATTACCTTGGCTGCTTCCCCTGACCTGGCAACACCTACACTACGCCCGGCGGCCACTCAAGCTGGGTTTGCCACACAAGCTGGAACTCAAACCACTACGCCTGCTAGCTTTCCACTCCCGGCAATTACCAGTGGCACCCCTGGTGTTATTCCGACAGAAATCCCACCCAAGCCTCCGCTTGCACCCCCTCCGCCCGGCAGTGCCGTGACCATCTGGCATTCCTGGAACAGTATAGAAAGCGCTGAATTACAGACGCTTATCCAGGCATTTCAAAAAATCTATCCGGAAGTGACTTTCAGCTTGCGGTATATTCCCAAGGATTATCTTTATGCAACGTATGAGGAAGCTGCCTATCAAGGTGAAGGTCCCAGCTTATTGTTAGGTCCTGCCCAGTGGGGACCAGGCCTCTTCGAGGAAGAGCTGGTTGCCGATCTTAATCCTTTTGTCCCCCCGAATTATCTTTCTTCAATTAATCCACCAGCCCTTGCCTCGGGTGAATATGATGATTCGTTGATCAGCCTGCCGCTTTCCCAGCATGGAATGGTGATGTTTCGGAATGTAAACATCATTGAAACCGCTCCGATTACATTTACAGAGCTTGAAACTTCGTCATTAGATGCAACGCGTGCTGGCATAGTGGGCTCATACCTCGAAAGAGGCTCGTTATTCTCTGCTCCGGGAATCCTTGGCCTGGGTGGAAACCTGATGGATGAGGAAGGTTATCCTGCCTTTGATGATGAGTACGGACTGGAATGGTTAGAGCTGCTTGCCGATTATGATTCTGCTGGTGCCGTAACCTTCAACACGAATTGGGATCTGGATATGTTCAAGCGTGGCCGGGTAGGAGTCATCATTGATGGCACCTGGAATCTTTCCTTACTGAGCGAGGTGATCGGGAAAGAGAACCTGGCGATTGACCCCTGGCCGATATATGGCAAAGGTCATATGTCTGGCTGGGTTGAGTCGGACAGTGTCTTTCTCAACGCCAGTACCACGGGGGATGATCAGTTTGCTGCATTGTCATTTATCGGCTACCTGCTCGATCCGAATGTACAAAAGCGCCTGGCTGAAGTAGGACATATCCCATCCGTGAATACCACTCACCCTCGTGATCCATTAATTCAACAAGCGATGGAAGCTTTTTTGTATGGCAGTGCTTATCCAATTACTGTCGATGAAGGTATCATGAAAATCTATCAAAAGGAGCTGGATAAGGCCATTTACAGTGTATTTGTAAAGGGAGTAGCTCCGAGTGAAGCAATAAAGACCGCCAGTGAGAATATCACCCTGCAATTAGACAACATGCAAGCATTACCGTAGGATACGCCATGAGTGTGCCAGAGTGGGTTCAAGATGCCGTTTTCTATCAGATATTCCCCGATCGCTTTGCCAATGGTGATCCTGAGAACGATCCTCCGAATGTAATGAAATGGGGTGCCAACCCGACCACGTGGGGCTTTCAAGGTGGTGATTTAGCAGGGATCTACCAAAAATTTGATTACCTGCTCGATCTAGGGATTAATGCCATCTACCTGAATCCCATCTTCCAGGCTACCTCCAATCATCGCTACAACACCACCGATTATTACCGCATTGACCCCAAACTAGGCACAATGGATGATTTTCTCCGCCTGGTGAAGCACGCGCACCACAACCATGTGCGAATTATCTTAGACGGGGTGTTCAATCACTGTGGGCGTGGTTTTTTTGCATTCAATGACATCCTTGAAAATCAAGAGTATTCACCTTATCGTGATTGGTTCCACGTCAAGCATTTTCCCGTGGATGCTTACTCATGGGGAGGCTCTGCCGATTACACAGGCTGGTGGGGGATGAAAAGCCTGCCCAAGTTTCATAGTGGCCATCCGAAAACCAGAAAGTACTTGATGGATGTAGCGCGTTATTGGATTGATCAAGGGATCGATGGGTGGCGCCTGGATGTGCCCAACGAGATCAATGATGACAAATTCTGGGCACAGTTCAGGCAGGTAGTCAAGGGTGCTAACCCTGATGCGTACCTGGTGGGTGAGATATGGACGGCAGACACAAGGTGGATCGGAGAAGAGCACTTTGATGGTTTGATGGATTACCCGGTGATGGATGCGGTTGTAGGGCTACTTGCCAGTGGCAGCCTGGATGTGCCTCATTTCGCAGAAAAGGTTGAAGGTTTGCTGGCGCTGTATCCACATGAAAATGCATACGCCATGTATATCCTGCTGGGTTCACATGACACTGAGCGAATATTGACACGCATGGAAAATAACCTGGAGAAGACCAAACTCGCCTATCTTTTCCAGTTTGCTTATCCGGGAGTGCCTGCTCTTTATTATGGTGACGAGATTGGGTTGGTGGGGGGCAAGGATCCGGGATGCCGTGGCGCGTTTTTATGGGAAGAAGCTCATTGGAACACCAACCTGCGAGAGTTCATCAAGGTTTTGATTAAGGTGAAGAAAGAGTGGGTGGCTTTACGGCGAGGAGATTTTATTCCAGTGTTAAGCAGCGCAACTCCCAGTTGCTATGCCTTCGCAAGGATGGCACCTGAAGGCAATGTCCTTGTGGTGATGAATCCAGGCTCATCGGAAATCGATGTAAATATTAATGTTGAAAAAATGGGCTGGGAAGATAGTAAACGCCTGCATGGGTTGCTTACTCCGACAGGTGAGATCAAGGTTGAAAACCACTCGATTAACATTCATTTACCTGCCTTCGGAGGTATTTGGCTTGGCTAAATCACGGTATACTACCGGCACCGGATATGCAAGGTATCAATGACAATTGATCATCTGACCAATATACAGCTACCGCTGTTCGTCTATGGCGAAGCCCCTGAGAATATCGGGGATCTGCTTCCGGTGGTCTGGAATGCCACCGAATGCCTGACTTCTGCAGATCCGATGACACGGCATCACGGGATTGACGCCTTGCTCGAGCTTGGTGCCCAACGGGTATCTTCATTAGTGTCGTTTATGATCGCCACCTGTATCACCGACAACGATATATATGTTCGCCGTCGGGCGGTATATATCCTGGCGGACCTGATCAGCAAAGAGCCTGGAACGAGGCAGGCTTCCGAAATAGTTCGTATGACGGTGATTAACTATTTGCATAACATGAGTGAAGGAACTATCTTCGGGCTCTTGGAGCTGGTGTTGATGGACCCACAGGTAGAAAAATCGGTTTATCATTTGTTCAATGCCTGCCCCATGGCTGGCAGATACCTGGCGAACATCCTGACCGAATGGAAGAATCCACTGTTAATCCGCCAGCAGGCGGTTTATTTTATTGGTCTCGTTGGTTATATTGAAGTGCTACCCGTTTTGGAGCGCTTATTGGATCGTCTGGAATCCCGGCAGAATGGTCAATACTCGATGTCATTCGCGACATCGCCTGCCAGGAGCGAAGAGGATATCCTGCCAAATCTTCGCATAGCCATCAAGCAAATGACCTCACGCTGATACTCACGCAAGTCAGCTAGATCGATCCACCAACAGCGCAAAATAATTCGAAATGAACTTACTCAATAAAATGTGTTCTATTATGCTGTCTTTGCTTAGATAGGCAATGGCTTTTTACAATTCGGGCACATTATCTCTGTCGACTTGACCACGAATCCGCAATTCGGGCAGGTTTGAGGCTGGACGTCTCCCAGAGGCGCACCACAAGCGATACAGCTTGGTTCACCAACCGGGTTAGCGGTGCGGCAGTATTGGCAGACCGCCCGGCGCAAGCGATTGGAGAGCTCCTTCGACGCCCCGGCGGCACGTGCGACTTCGTCAATAGCCTCCCAGACCTGCTCATTAATCTGCAGGTTGGAAATATCCTGGGCAAGATCATCCAGGCGTCCCAGGAGGTTGAACGGATTTTTTATCGCCCATAATGCAGTCGTCCCGAGGCTGGCAGCAATACCCAGCCAGGCTTGCTGCCCTAATTGGACAGCCACGCCATCTTCGACTTTCTGCAGGACAACGGATATGGTGGTATCGCCACCTGCCATGGCGCCTGGTCGAGTACCGATCTGCACGATCAGACGTTCAGCATCGCCCAGCTGCTGAGCGCGTAAATTCCCCCGATTAAAATGAGCCAGCAGAGAAGCACTGATATCCGAGGGTGTCAAGTTACCATGATAAATCCGTTGTTCCATATCGTCACTCCAGTTGGTTTCCGCTTTATCATATAATTTTATACCATTTGTCTTGCTCATGTGATGACCAGCGGGTAATAGTTTAGATTATAATCGCCCTACGAAACGTACCCTCAGATTTAATCAGGCATTTTCGGAGTGTTCATGCAGTCAAAGAGATTGTTTTTATTGGTAATGGTGCTTTCCATCGGGATATTTTCCTGGTTCGGTTTAACTATCTTGGCGATACCGAAAGCACATGCCCAGCAACCAACAGTCGCCATTCCCACAGTAACCAGCAGTCCATTTGGACCAATGGTGACGGTCAATTCAGATCAAGAACAAATCAACGTCCGGGCTGGCCCTGGAGCGGGCGGTGAATATCCGATTGTGGGAGTTTTACAGCAAGGAGAGACTGTCCCGGCATTAGGCCGCTCACCGGGTGGAGGCTGGATACAGATCGTTTACCCGACGGTCAATGGGGGGGTAGCCTGGGTATATGCATACCTGGTGACCGTGAAGGGCGGTGAGCTTCCCATCGTTGAGCCACCACCCACCCCCACGCCGAAGGTGACCCCAACCATAGACCCGACCCTGGCTTCTCAACTCATTATCGACATTGGTCCCACGCGCATGCCGACCTTCACCCCGCCTGCACCTGTCCAGATGCCGACTTACACACAGGCTCCCCCCATCAGCTTAGCCGGTGGGCTACCGATGGGTTTCATCATCATCGGGTTTGGAGTGTTAGGGATATTTGGATTAATGATCTCGGTGTTTCGCGGGAGATAAAAAAAGCCATGGTCCTGAAACCATGGCTTATGATCAAAATCTAATGGTTAGCAGCCGCAACCAGAGCAGCTGCCTGAATTATCAGCCTCGGATGAGTCAAAGCTCTGTCCACAGTTGCAGGATGAAATCACATTTGGATTGGTGATTTTAAAGCCACTGCTGGCCAGGTCTTCGACATAATCCACGGTTGCACCCTTCAGATATTTTATGGATACTTCATCAATGACTAACCTGACCCCGTTCGTTTCGGTGATGGTGTCTTCTGCACGCACATTACCATCCAGGGCAAGTCCATATTGGTAGCCTGAGCAACCACCCCCAGAAATGAATAAGCGTAAGGCATACCCAGGCATATTTTTCTGGGCTAGAACGGTGCGCACCGCTTCAGCTGCAGGTTGTGTAAAAGTGATCGGCTGATTTTGATTATTCTCTGTAAGGGTCATTCATAACTCCGGTTTCAAGTGATTGGACTATTCCGACAATGAGACGTGATTTTATCAGGAAATCTCTGGGAATGTCAATGATTTTCAAATTAAAACCCAATGAATCATTTCCTCATTACTATGATTTTGAAAGATTATTGGATGATCTTCAAGAATACCCGTTCTACGCAGAAAAAAATCGCCACCCTGAACAACCGATTCTTGGCTGGTTGGCCGTNNNNNNNNNNNNNNNNNNNNNNNNNNNNNNNNNNNNNNGGCTGGTTGGCCGTACCTGGCTCCAGCGGTCATTGTATAATATTAAGCAATCCTGCATTTCCATGGAGGCTGAATGCCATTTCCGAATTCACCCCGCTCAG
This genomic interval from Anaerolineales bacterium contains the following:
- a CDS encoding alpha-amylase; translated protein: MSVPEWVQDAVFYQIFPDRFANGDPENDPPNVMKWGANPTTWGFQGGDLAGIYQKFDYLLDLGINAIYLNPIFQATSNHRYNTTDYYRIDPKLGTMDDFLRLVKHAHHNHVRIILDGVFNHCGRGFFAFNDILENQEYSPYRDWFHVKHFPVDAYSWGGSADYTGWWGMKSLPKFHSGHPKTRKYLMDVARYWIDQGIDGWRLDVPNEINDDKFWAQFRQVVKGANPDAYLVGEIWTADTRWIGEEHFDGLMDYPVMDAVVGLLASGSLDVPHFAEKVEGLLALYPHENAYAMYILLGSHDTERILTRMENNLEKTKLAYLFQFAYPGVPALYYGDEIGLVGGKDPGCRGAFLWEEAHWNTNLREFIKVLIKVKKEWVALRRGDFIPVLSSATPSCYAFARMAPEGNVLVVMNPGSSEIDVNINVEKMGWEDSKRLHGLLTPTGEIKVENHSINIHLPAFGGIWLG
- a CDS encoding iron-sulfur cluster insertion protein ErpA gives rise to the protein MTLTENNQNQPITFTQPAAEAVRTVLAQKNMPGYALRLFISGGGCSGYQYGLALDGNVRAEDTITETNGVRLVIDEVSIKYLKGATVDYVEDLASSGFKITNPNVISSCNCGQSFDSSEADNSGSCSGCGC